One Rosa chinensis cultivar Old Blush chromosome 5, RchiOBHm-V2, whole genome shotgun sequence genomic region harbors:
- the LOC112203160 gene encoding GDSL esterase/lipase At2g30310 — MAPTGTTLFLIILVHIWFCTLLFISNTCKATRPTPKFPAILVFGDSTVDTGNNNYLKTLFKGNHYPYGQDFPGHVTTGRFSNGKLVPDFLASMLNIKETVPPFLDPSLSDTNLVTGVSFASGGSGFDDITGSVGGIIPFSKQVEYFKRYIVRVQGIVGEKEAKKLISSAVVVISAGTNDFGFNFYDIPTRRLEFNISGYQDFLQNKLHIFIEELYELGCRRMAIAGLPPIGCLPIQITVKVESPHDRRCIEEENLDALVYNKKLASLLPKIQSLLPRSKIVYADVYMPLIDMINNPLNFGFLETKRGCCGTGLVETGPFCNSLTAVCDNVLEYLFWDSIHPSQAAYLYISKYLEKKSIPELLDYDNQSQPLVTLFDQTG; from the exons ATGGCACCCACAGGCACAACCCTCTTTCTAATTATACTAGTCCACATTTGGTTTTGCACCTTATTATTCATTTCCAACACATGCAAAGCCACAAGGCCTACACCAAAATTCCCAGCCATTCTAGTCTTTGGGGATTCAACAGTGGACACAGGCAACAACAATTACCTCAAAACATTGTTTAAGGGTAACCATTATCCATATGGCCAAGATTTTCCAGGTCATGTTACTACAGGCAGGTTTTCTAATGGAAAATTGGTTCCCGACTTCCTTGCCTCCATGTTAAACATCAAAGAAACTGTTCCTCCTTTTCTTGATCCGAGCCTCTCGGATACCAACCTTGTCACCGGTGTCAGCTTTGCTTCGGGTGGATCTGGATTCGACGATATTACAGGTAGTGTAGGTGGGATCATTCCATTTTCAAAGCAGGTTGAGTACTTCAAGAGATACATAGTGAGAGTCCAAGGTATTGTAGGGGAAAAGGAGGCAAAGAAGTTAATTAGTAGTGCAGTGGTTGTGATCAGTGCTGGGACTAATGactttggttttaatttctatGACATCCCCACAAGAAGGTTAGAGTTCAATATTAGTGGCTACCAAGATTTTCTGCAGAATAAACTGCATATATTCATAGAG GAACTTTATGAGCTTGGATGCAGAAGAATGGCTATAGCTGGGCTTCCTCCAATAGGTTGCCTACCCATACAAATAACTGTAAAAGTCGAAAGTCCACATGATAGAAGATGTATAGAGGAAGAAAATTTGGATGCACTTGTATACAATAAGAAGCTTGCAAGCCTCTTGCCCAAAATACAATCACTGCTGCCAAGGAGCAAAATTGTGTATGCAGACGTGTATATGCCTTTAATTGACATGATCAATAATCCACTAAACTTTG GTTTTCTGGAAACAAAAAGAGGCTGCTGTGGTACTGGGTTAGTGGAAACAGGACCCTTCTGTAATTCATTAACAGCAGTATGTGATAATGTCTTGGAGTACTTGTTTTGGGATAGCATACATCCAAGTCAAGCAGCATATCTCTACATTTCAAAATACTTGGAGAAGAAAAGCATTCCCGAGCTTCTTGATTACGATAATCAATCACAGCCGTTAGTTACTCTATTTGATCAGACAGGATGA
- the LOC112203159 gene encoding exocyst complex component EXO70B1, translated as MAENGEEKLLAVARHIAKTLGHNDNMADDILQIFSNFDGRFSREKMADEDRRNSAALELTLKSLERQISQYVAADQPIWSDSADSAAFLDAIDDLIAIIRDWTPMAGDKSVGACLVRAEDLMQQTMFRLEDEFRTLVERGGESLELSRAFRSESNGNLSFDSGAEDDEDEEGVIGDGEEQQIPTAQPITDYDIVIDALPSGTINDLHEIAKRMVAAGFGKECSHVYSSCRREFLEESLSRLGLQKLSIDEVQKMPWQDLEDEIERWIKAANVSLRILFPSERRLVDRVFYGLSSAADLSFMEVCRGSTIQILNFTDAVAIGSRSPERLFKVLDVFETMRDLMPEFDSVFSNQYCLFLRNEAIAIWKRLGEAIRGIFMELENLISRDPAKTPVPGGGLHPITRYVMNYLRAACRSRQTLEQVFEDNAGVPHQSKVDGRASSSSMSVQMAWIMELLESNLEAKSKIYRDSALCYVFMMNNGRYIVQKVKDSELGSLLGDDWIRKHSAKVRQYHVNYQRSSWNKVLGVLKLESGSLAPNAAVKSMKEKLKLFNIYFDEICKNQSNWVIFDELLRDELRISLTKILLPAYQSFVGRFQNVPEIGRHDKYIKYDSEDIEARINDLFQGSRGSGGGRK; from the coding sequence ATGGCGGAAAACGGCGAGGAGAAGCTGTTGGCGGTTGCGCGCCACATCGCCAAGACGCTGGGACACAACGACAACATGGCCGACGATATTTTGCAGATTTTTTCCAACTTCGACGGGCGGTTTTCTCGTGAGAAAATGGCCGACGAGGATCGGAGAAACTCCGCCGCTCTTGAGCTGACGCTCAAGTCGCTGGAGCGGCAGATCTCGCAGTACGTCGCCGCCGACCAGCCAATCTGGTCCGACTCCGCCGATTCCGCGGCCTTTCTCGACGCCATCGACGACTTGATAGCTATTATCAGGGACTGGACTCCGATGGCGGGGGATAAGTCTGTCGGCGCGTGTCTTGTACGCGCCGAGGACCTGATGCAGCAGACCATGTTCCGGCTGGAGGACGAGTTCAGGACCTTGGTGGAGCGCGGCGGCGAGTCGCTTGAGCTCAGCCGCGCGTTTCGGAGCGAGTCAAATGGTAACCTGTCGTTCGACTCGGGAGCGGAAGACGACGAAGACGAGGAGGGGGTGATCGGCGACGGCGAGGAGCAACAGATCCCTACGGCGCAGCCGATCACGGACTACGACATCGTCATCGACGCGCTGCCGTCGGGGACCATCAACGATCTCCACGAGATCGCGAAGCGGATGGTGGCGGCAGGGTTCGGAAAAGAGTGCTCGCACGTGTACAGCAGCTGCCGGCGAGAGTTTCTGGAGGAGAGCTTGTCGAGGCTAGGGTTACAGAAGCTGAGCATCGACGAGGTGCAGAAGATGCCGTGGCAGGATCTCGAGGACGAAATCGAACGGTGGATCAAAGCCGCCAACGTCTCGCTTCGGATTCTGTTCCCGAGCGAGCGTAGACTCGTTGACCGAGTCTTCTACGGCCTCTCCTCCGCCGCCGACCTCTCGTTCATGGAGGTCTGCCGAGGATCGACGATTCAGATACTCAACTTCACCGACGCCGTCGCTATCGGAAGCCGATCGCCGGAGCGATTGTTCAAGGTGTTGGATGTGTTCGAGACTATGCGCGACTTGATGCCGGAATTCGATTCCGTGTTCTCGAATCAGTACTGCTTGTTTCTCAGGAACGAAGCAATTGCGATCTGGAAGAGATTAGGTGAAGCGATCAGAGGGATTTTCATGGAATTAGAGAATCTGATCAGTCGCGACCCGGCCAAGACCCCGGTTCCGGGCGGCGGGCTCCACCCGATTACCCGGTACGTGATGAACTATCTCCGAGCGGCATGTCGTTCGCGCCAGACGCTGGAGCAAGTGTTTGAGGACAATGCCGGAGTCCCTCATCAGTCCAAGGTTGATGGTCGAGCTTCGTCTTCGTCCATGTCGGTTCAGATGGCTTGGATTATGGAGCTGCTGGAGAGCAATTTAGAGGCTAAGTCGAAGATTTACAGGGACTCGGCTTTGTGCTATGTGTTTATGATGAACAATGGGAGGTATATTGTTCAGAAAGTTAAAGACAGTGAGTTGGGATCGCTATTGGGAGACGATTGGATCCGAAAACACTCGGCCAAAGTTAGACAGTACCATGTGAACTACCAGAGAAGCTCGTGGAACAAGGTCTTGGGAGTGTTGAAGCTCGAGAGTGGCTCACTGGCGCCCAATGCTGCAGTCAAGTCCATGAAAGAGAAGCTCAAGTTGTTCAACATCTACTTTGATGAAATCTGTAAAAACCAATCCAATTGGGTCATTTTCGACGAGCTGCTCAGAGATGAATTGAGGATTTCCCTCACCAAAATCTTGTTGCCAGCATACCAAAGCTTTGTGGGAAGGTTTCAGAATGTTCCCGAAATTGGGAGGCATGACAAGTATATCAAGTATGACTCCGAGGACATTGAGGCTCGGATTAATGACTTGTTTCAGGGGAGTCGAGGATCCGGTGGTGGCCGGAAGTGA